A region of Nostoc sp. 'Peltigera membranacea cyanobiont' N6 DNA encodes the following proteins:
- a CDS encoding CYTH domain-containing protein: MAKEIERKYLVRGDSWRGLAEGSVYRQGYIATQDKTTVRIRIAGEKSYLTIKGPSIKYSRLEFEYSIPVKDAQEILETLCERPFIEKVRYKIEFGGLIWEIDEFDGVNKGLILAEVELNDENQQIELPNWIGQEVSDDSRYFNSNLVKHPFSQW; this comes from the coding sequence ATGGCGAAAGAAATAGAGCGGAAATATTTAGTTAGAGGAGATAGTTGGAGAGGATTAGCCGAGGGTAGTGTATATCGTCAAGGATACATTGCCACACAAGACAAAACAACTGTACGTATACGTATAGCAGGTGAAAAAAGTTATTTGACCATTAAGGGCCCCAGTATCAAATATTCGAGATTAGAGTTTGAGTATTCTATTCCTGTGAAAGATGCTCAAGAAATACTTGAGACATTATGTGAACGTCCCTTTATAGAAAAAGTCAGATATAAAATCGAGTTTGGTGGTTTGATTTGGGAAATAGATGAGTTTGACGGTGTTAACAAAGGATTAATATTAGCAGAAGTTGAACTCAATGATGAAAATCAACAAATTGAACTACCAAACTGGATTGGACAAGAAGTTTCTGATGACTCCAGATATTTTAACAGCAATTTAGTAAAACACCCTTTTTCACAATGGTAA
- the dnaN gene encoding DNA polymerase III subunit beta, which produces MKLVCSQSDLSTNLSLVSRAVPSRPTHPVLANVLLQADAETNQVSLTAFDLSLGIRTSFNAEVWQGGAIALPAKLLVDITSRLPEGEITLDDESALTGATSSGEGLIVTLTPKSGHYQVRAMGPEEFPELPVIENTEVIHLTTAALIEGLRGSLFATSGDETKQVLTGVHLTVKQDTLEFAATDGHRLAVVETNNERPLGGTSQLEVTVPARALRELQRMLAHSASSDEPVALYFDRGQVVFAWQNQRLTSRTLEGQYPAYRQLIPRQFEREVTIERRQFVSTLERIAVLADQKNNIVKVSIDSEAQEITLSCEAQDVGSGRESMPAQISGENIEIAFNIKYLMEGLKELPSSEIQMHLNQSLTPVIFTPLGGLKMTYLAMPVQLRS; this is translated from the coding sequence ATGAAATTAGTTTGCTCCCAAAGCGATCTCAGTACAAACCTCTCACTCGTCAGTCGTGCAGTACCTTCACGACCAACTCATCCAGTACTTGCTAATGTGCTGTTACAAGCGGATGCTGAAACTAACCAAGTCAGCTTAACAGCCTTCGATCTCAGCTTGGGAATCCGCACCAGCTTTAACGCAGAGGTATGGCAAGGAGGTGCGATCGCACTTCCTGCTAAGTTACTTGTAGATATCACCTCTCGTCTTCCAGAAGGCGAAATCACCTTAGACGATGAATCAGCCCTTACAGGTGCAACATCCAGTGGAGAAGGTTTAATAGTCACACTCACACCCAAGAGTGGACATTACCAAGTCCGAGCAATGGGGCCTGAAGAATTTCCTGAACTACCTGTAATTGAAAATACCGAAGTAATCCATCTCACCACCGCTGCATTAATTGAGGGATTACGGGGTTCATTGTTTGCGACGAGTGGTGATGAAACTAAGCAAGTACTCACAGGAGTCCATTTAACAGTTAAACAAGATACCCTAGAATTTGCAGCTACCGACGGACATCGCCTAGCAGTGGTAGAAACTAACAACGAACGTCCTCTAGGTGGAACTAGTCAATTAGAGGTGACAGTACCAGCGAGAGCATTACGCGAACTCCAACGAATGCTAGCTCATAGCGCCTCATCAGATGAACCTGTAGCTTTATATTTCGATCGAGGTCAAGTTGTCTTTGCATGGCAAAATCAACGCTTGACTAGTCGCACATTAGAAGGGCAATATCCTGCTTATCGACAATTGATTCCGCGTCAATTTGAGCGAGAAGTGACAATTGAACGGCGACAATTCGTCAGCACTTTGGAACGGATTGCTGTGCTAGCCGATCAGAAAAATAATATTGTCAAGGTCAGTATTGATAGCGAAGCTCAAGAAATTACCTTATCTTGTGAAGCTCAAGATGTGGGGAGTGGTAGAGAGTCAATGCCGGCACAAATTTCTGGAGAAAACATTGAAATTGCTTTTAACATTAAATATTTGATGGAAGGCTTAAAAGAATTACCATCTTCTGAAATTCAAATGCATCTAAATCAAAGCCTGACTCCAGTTATTTTTACACCATTGGGTGGTTTGAAAATGACTTATTTAGCTATGCCTGTGCAACTTAGAAGTTAG
- a CDS encoding GlsB/YeaQ/YmgE family stress response membrane protein: MNLLAWIVLGLIAGAIAKAIYPGHQGGGILATILLGIIGAFIGGSLGVFFSTGTLALAAPTLSIPGIAVAVLGAIVAVFLWNALTSRSAL, from the coding sequence ATGAATCTTCTTGCTTGGATTGTTTTAGGTTTAATTGCTGGTGCTATTGCAAAGGCTATCTACCCCGGTCATCAAGGCGGTGGAATCTTAGCAACAATTTTATTAGGAATTATCGGTGCTTTTATTGGTGGTAGTTTGGGTGTATTTTTCAGTACAGGAACCTTGGCATTAGCCGCCCCCACTTTGAGCATTCCCGGTATTGCAGTAGCGGTTCTTGGCGCAATTGTCGCTGTTTTCTTGTGGAATGCGTTAACTAGCCGCAGTGCTTTGTAA
- a CDS encoding DUF305 domain-containing protein: MQLLSLRNGFLVLTFSAIASAGGLITGCTSTASQNQSQAPKATTTTNANDKQMMNHGGGMMNHSMGMDLGPADANFDLRFIDAMIPHHQGAVEMAKEAQVKSKRPEIKKLGDNIIKSQNQEITQMKQWRQAWYPKAGDKPMAYNSQMGHTMEMSSDQMKGMMMSQDLGAADAEFDLRFINAMIPHHEGAVKMGQDALSKSKRPEIKKLAQEIVKAQEIEIKEMQQWRKAWYKK; this comes from the coding sequence ATGCAACTGCTATCTTTGAGGAATGGCTTTTTAGTGTTAACCTTTAGTGCGATCGCTTCAGCCGGTGGGTTAATCACAGGCTGTACTAGTACTGCTTCCCAGAACCAAAGCCAAGCACCAAAGGCAACTACCACCACCAATGCTAACGACAAGCAGATGATGAATCACGGTGGTGGCATGATGAATCACAGTATGGGAATGGATTTAGGCCCAGCCGATGCTAATTTTGATTTACGATTTATCGACGCTATGATCCCGCACCATCAAGGGGCTGTGGAAATGGCTAAAGAAGCGCAGGTGAAATCAAAACGTCCTGAAATCAAAAAGCTAGGAGACAATATCATCAAATCGCAAAACCAAGAAATCACTCAGATGAAGCAGTGGCGACAAGCTTGGTATCCCAAGGCGGGAGATAAACCAATGGCTTACAACAGCCAAATGGGCCATACGATGGAGATGTCGTCCGACCAAATGAAAGGCATGATGATGAGTCAGGATTTAGGTGCAGCTGATGCTGAATTTGATCTGCGCTTTATCAATGCGATGATTCCTCACCATGAAGGGGCTGTAAAAATGGGGCAAGATGCTTTAAGTAAGTCTAAGCGCCCTGAAATCAAGAAATTAGCTCAAGAAATTGTTAAAGCCCAAGAGATAGAGATTAAAGAAATGCAACAGTGGCGAAAAGCTTGGTACAAGAAGTAA
- a CDS encoding GAF domain-containing protein, giving the protein MTSKPEQDLSLYRHEESLLRRITNRIRRSLEFEEIITVTTAEVRSLLKTDRVMIYKFHADGNGQVIAESIYNNRLPSLLGLNFPADDIPLNARELFVKSRVRSVVNVDTQEIGQIHLRDLDNGETISEEIRYRSVDSCHIEYLKAMGVKSSVVAPILYQDQLWGLLVSHNSQERLISEYELEAVQMVVDQLSVAIAQSSLLTQVRKTAEQERIVNRIATLLHSLPTIVLQPALEAAVAAFNGVGGRLCIRNEAFDFHNGNVTNLTECLIPGNTCIKLYICGQQPVMPEQTIYPLIEQYSVWQEHYKSGKYDVWPILDIYNTPGLRTLQVAFQPTKIRSMLMIPLQYRQQLLGYLSIFRNEIETETLWAGQYDSDQRQLYPRQSFEVWRESKKAQAQKWTAEEIELARNLGKHFASAVQQYELYQQVQVFNENLEKQVKRRTVELQRTSEQEQAVFKVIAEIRESLDTDTIFQTTTKEVCQLIKADRVSVYRFDSNWGGEFVGDFEAASPYWSNESELGINTIWNDTYLQDTQGGRYRNNETFAVDDIYKMGFAKCHIDNLEQFQIHAFVLAPIFVGQKLWGLLATYQHTGPRQWKTSEVNFLSQIAAQMGVALQQAELLTQTRQQTLDLQQAAEQQRVLFEVVAKVRESLDLDAIFQTTTQEICKSLQADRVAVYRFQADWSGEYIAEFVGDGWIKLVGSDTKTVWQDSYLQETQGGRYRHNETFAVDDIYQVGHSQCHIAVLEQIQARAYAIAPIFIGQQLWGLLAAYQNSAPRHWEASEIKFITQIANQLGVALQQAQLHNQTKEQTEKLALALNDLKQTQTQLIQTEKMSSLGQLVAGVAHEINNPVNFIYGNINHVNDYAEDLLGILDLYLQNCPNPNPEIRDRAFEIDLEFLIEDLPKTLSSMKIGIDRIRQIVLGLRNFSRLDQAEMKPVDIHEGIDSTLLILQHRLKAKPESPAIKLVKEYSNLPLVECYAGPLNQVFMNVLSNAIDALEDYRVSTSKPHSSQITIQTAIAEMEGNIKSVVIRIADNGPGIPETLKARICDPFFTTKPVGKGTGLGLSISYQIVVDKHGGVFKCDSQPGLGTEFWIEIPVKQIRH; this is encoded by the coding sequence GATGACATTCCACTCAACGCCCGCGAACTATTTGTGAAATCACGGGTGCGTTCTGTTGTAAATGTTGATACTCAAGAAATTGGCCAAATTCACTTGCGTGACTTGGATAATGGAGAAACTATATCAGAGGAGATTCGTTACCGTTCTGTAGACTCCTGCCATATTGAATATTTGAAAGCAATGGGGGTAAAGTCCTCTGTAGTAGCCCCTATTCTTTATCAAGATCAACTTTGGGGGCTGCTGGTGTCTCATAATTCCCAAGAGCGTTTGATTTCAGAATATGAACTAGAAGCAGTACAAATGGTAGTCGATCAGCTGTCAGTAGCGATCGCTCAAAGTTCCCTGCTCACTCAAGTCCGCAAAACAGCCGAACAAGAAAGGATCGTAAATCGCATTGCTACGCTGCTGCATTCACTACCGACGATTGTATTACAACCAGCCCTAGAAGCGGCTGTTGCTGCCTTTAATGGCGTTGGTGGCAGGCTTTGCATTAGAAATGAAGCTTTTGATTTCCACAATGGCAACGTGACTAACTTAACAGAATGCTTAATACCAGGAAATACTTGTATCAAGCTTTATATCTGTGGACAGCAACCTGTGATGCCAGAACAAACTATATATCCACTCATAGAGCAGTATAGTGTCTGGCAAGAACACTACAAGTCCGGTAAATACGATGTTTGGCCGATTTTAGATATATATAACACTCCTGGCTTGCGAACTTTGCAAGTTGCTTTTCAACCAACTAAAATTCGCAGCATGTTGATGATCCCACTCCAATATCGTCAGCAGTTACTGGGCTATTTAAGTATTTTCCGCAACGAAATAGAGACAGAAACTCTATGGGCGGGGCAGTATGACAGCGATCAAAGGCAACTGTACCCCCGACAATCCTTTGAGGTTTGGCGCGAATCTAAAAAAGCACAAGCTCAAAAATGGACGGCTGAAGAAATTGAACTGGCTAGAAACTTGGGTAAACACTTTGCTTCAGCAGTTCAGCAGTATGAACTATACCAACAAGTACAAGTCTTCAATGAAAACTTAGAAAAACAAGTTAAAAGACGTACAGTTGAGTTACAACGGACATCTGAACAAGAACAGGCTGTATTTAAAGTTATTGCCGAGATTCGAGAATCTCTGGACACAGATACTATTTTTCAAACCACTACTAAAGAAGTTTGTCAATTAATCAAAGCCGATCGCGTTTCGGTTTATCGTTTCGATTCTAATTGGGGTGGTGAATTTGTCGGGGATTTCGAGGCTGCTAGTCCATATTGGTCGAATGAGTCCGAATTAGGTATTAATACAATTTGGAATGACACCTACTTACAAGATACACAGGGAGGACGTTACCGCAACAATGAAACATTTGCAGTCGATGACATCTACAAGATGGGATTTGCTAAGTGTCATATCGACAATTTAGAGCAGTTTCAAATTCACGCTTTTGTGCTTGCTCCGATTTTTGTTGGGCAAAAACTTTGGGGTTTACTAGCAACTTATCAACACACTGGCCCCCGGCAATGGAAAACCTCTGAAGTTAACTTTCTCAGTCAGATTGCGGCTCAAATGGGGGTAGCACTCCAGCAAGCTGAATTACTTACTCAGACACGACAACAGACGTTAGATTTGCAGCAAGCAGCAGAACAACAACGGGTATTGTTTGAAGTTGTGGCAAAAGTTAGGGAATCTCTCGATCTAGATGCGATTTTTCAGACAACCACCCAAGAAATCTGTAAATCATTACAAGCGGATCGAGTTGCAGTTTACCGCTTCCAGGCTGATTGGAGTGGTGAATATATCGCCGAGTTTGTGGGTGATGGTTGGATAAAGCTAGTAGGTTCTGATACCAAGACAGTTTGGCAAGATAGCTATTTGCAGGAAACCCAAGGTGGGCGATATCGTCACAATGAAACCTTTGCAGTTGATGACATCTATCAAGTTGGCCACTCTCAATGTCACATTGCAGTTCTAGAGCAAATTCAAGCAAGGGCTTATGCGATCGCACCTATATTTATCGGACAACAGCTATGGGGCTTGCTAGCAGCTTATCAGAACTCTGCCCCCCGTCATTGGGAAGCCTCGGAAATTAAATTTATCACTCAAATTGCCAATCAGCTTGGGGTTGCGCTCCAACAAGCTCAATTGCATAATCAGACCAAAGAGCAGACAGAAAAGCTGGCTTTAGCTCTGAATGATTTAAAGCAAACTCAAACCCAACTGATCCAAACTGAGAAAATGTCCTCATTAGGTCAACTGGTAGCTGGTGTTGCTCATGAAATTAATAACCCGGTGAACTTTATTTATGGCAACATCAATCATGTTAATGATTATGCCGAAGATTTACTCGGTATATTAGACCTCTATTTGCAAAATTGTCCTAACCCCAACCCTGAGATTCGCGATCGCGCATTTGAGATAGACTTAGAATTTCTTATTGAGGATTTGCCCAAAACCTTATCTTCCATGAAAATTGGCATCGATCGCATCCGGCAGATAGTCTTGGGTTTACGGAATTTCTCCCGCCTCGATCAGGCAGAAATGAAGCCAGTTGATATTCATGAGGGCATTGATAGCACCTTGCTAATTTTGCAGCATCGCTTGAAAGCAAAACCGGAAAGTCCGGCGATTAAATTAGTTAAAGAATACAGCAACCTTCCTTTAGTAGAGTGCTATGCCGGGCCACTGAATCAGGTCTTTATGAATGTTTTGAGCAATGCGATCGATGCTCTAGAAGATTATAGAGTGTCTACATCAAAACCTCATAGCAGTCAAATTACGATCCAGACTGCGATCGCAGAGATGGAAGGGAATATTAAAAGCGTAGTTATTCGCATTGCAGACAATGGCCCAGGAATACCCGAAACCCTAAAAGCAAGAATTTGCGATCCATTTTTTACTACTAAACCAGTGGGTAAAGGCACTGGTTTAGGGTTATCAATTAGTTATCAAATTGTCGTAGATAAACATGGTGGTGTGTTTAAATGTGATTCTCAGCCAGGGTTAGGTACAGAATTTTGGATTGAAATTCCGGTTAAACAAATTCGTCATTAG
- a CDS encoding mechanosensitive ion channel family protein gives MDLLIILAEVSLVIFVFLLANWLLNNVFKQIKKNSLTRGEGRTIKILHRNINAFLILTCLLICILIIGANGFLLYRGEKIQQYTLLLIERIPSAFWVTLGIGSAQSIGILILAAIILKLVSYCFQVACIRAKNIEQSTTDDQSIDTFFNNLNSIVTAGIWLWAVILCTKFLKVPVVVSEYLYILLRIYLIVAIGLLIPKAITAIVDSLDALSIRYSSPDNILRFYDRLRHLIPFLKRCLEFVIYICVATLAIQQVQFIAYIAVFGPRIVKIIGIIFISRVLFEVIYLLIEEVLFKDGNFGDIQTSRRLTLVPLIRSFLQYLVYFGVIVSILYTLDINPAPILAGAGILGVAIGFGAQTLINDIVCGFFILFENYYLVGDYIQAGKAEDKLVEGFVETIELRTTRVRHPNGQLQIIRNGDIGSITNYSKQYIFAVVEISVPYECNLAHVYKVIEEVGEQLKENDLAVLEPTLVDGVESIGESNLLLRTLTKVKPGKHLQIQRVLRKIFTDAFMREGITIPLRVENSES, from the coding sequence ATGGATTTATTAATTATCTTGGCTGAAGTCAGTCTTGTAATCTTCGTTTTCCTTTTAGCGAACTGGCTTCTAAACAACGTCTTCAAGCAAATTAAGAAAAACTCCCTAACTAGAGGCGAGGGAAGAACTATCAAAATTCTGCATCGAAATATTAATGCGTTTTTAATACTCACTTGTTTGCTAATCTGTATTCTGATTATAGGTGCTAATGGTTTTCTACTTTATCGAGGCGAAAAAATACAACAATATACACTCTTATTAATTGAGCGTATCCCATCAGCATTTTGGGTAACTTTAGGAATTGGTAGTGCTCAGAGCATTGGTATTTTGATTTTAGCGGCAATTATTCTGAAATTAGTAAGCTATTGCTTTCAGGTAGCTTGCATTCGAGCTAAAAATATTGAACAAAGTACTACCGACGATCAAAGTATTGATACTTTCTTTAACAACCTCAATAGTATTGTTACTGCTGGTATCTGGCTATGGGCTGTTATTTTGTGTACCAAGTTTCTCAAGGTACCAGTAGTAGTATCTGAATATCTGTATATACTACTGCGGATCTATCTAATCGTTGCTATTGGGTTACTTATACCTAAAGCAATTACTGCTATTGTTGATAGCCTAGATGCTTTAAGTATAAGATATTCTAGTCCTGATAACATTTTAAGATTTTACGATCGCCTACGACACCTAATCCCTTTTTTGAAGCGGTGTCTAGAATTTGTGATTTATATCTGCGTAGCGACATTAGCGATCCAGCAAGTTCAATTCATCGCCTATATTGCAGTTTTCGGGCCTAGAATCGTTAAGATAATCGGAATTATATTCATCAGTCGTGTTTTGTTTGAGGTCATTTACTTACTTATTGAAGAGGTATTATTCAAAGACGGAAATTTCGGCGACATTCAAACAAGCAGACGTCTTACCCTCGTTCCTCTCATTCGTAGTTTTTTACAATACTTAGTTTATTTTGGTGTTATTGTTTCCATCCTTTATACCCTCGATATCAATCCCGCTCCCATACTCGCTGGTGCAGGTATTCTAGGTGTCGCTATAGGTTTTGGGGCGCAGACATTAATTAACGATATAGTCTGCGGCTTTTTTATTCTGTTTGAAAATTATTACTTAGTCGGTGATTATATCCAGGCTGGGAAAGCGGAAGACAAACTTGTAGAGGGGTTTGTAGAAACTATTGAATTGAGAACAACTCGTGTCAGACACCCAAATGGTCAATTACAAATTATTCGTAATGGCGATATTGGCTCAATCACCAACTACTCTAAACAGTATATTTTTGCAGTGGTGGAAATTAGCGTGCCTTATGAATGTAATTTAGCTCATGTCTACAAAGTGATTGAAGAAGTAGGAGAACAGTTAAAAGAAAATGATCTTGCTGTACTTGAACCTACGTTGGTAGATGGAGTAGAGAGCATCGGAGAGTCAAATTTATTGCTACGGACGTTAACGAAAGTAAAACCAGGAAAGCATCTTCAAATACAGCGCGTTCTCAGGAAAATTTTTACTGATGCTTTCATGCGAGAAGGAATTACGATTCCTCTACGTGTTGAAAATAGCGAATCTTAG
- a CDS encoding peroxiredoxin gives MALRLGDTVPNFTQASTHGDIDFYQWAGDSWVVLFSHPADFTPVCTTELGTVAKLKPEFDKRNVKAIALSVDDVESHKGWVGDIEETQNTTLNYPILADADRKVADLYDMIHPNANASVTVRSVFVIDPNKKLRLSFTYPPSTGRNFDELLRVIDSLQLTDNYSVATPADWKDGEDVVIVPSLKDPEVLKEKFPKGYEEIKPYLRMTPQPNK, from the coding sequence ATGGCTCTCCGTCTAGGTGACACAGTACCCAACTTTACGCAAGCCTCAACACACGGCGACATCGATTTTTATCAATGGGCAGGTGACAGCTGGGTTGTGCTGTTCTCTCACCCTGCTGATTTTACACCTGTTTGTACAACAGAACTCGGCACAGTTGCCAAGCTAAAACCAGAATTTGACAAGCGTAATGTCAAAGCGATCGCACTCAGCGTTGATGACGTAGAATCTCATAAAGGCTGGGTGGGAGACATTGAAGAAACTCAAAACACCACTCTTAATTACCCAATTTTGGCGGATGCAGATCGCAAGGTTGCTGACCTTTACGACATGATCCACCCCAACGCTAATGCGTCTGTGACAGTGCGATCGGTTTTTGTAATTGACCCCAATAAGAAACTCCGTCTGAGTTTCACGTATCCTCCCAGCACGGGACGCAATTTTGACGAACTTTTGCGGGTGATTGATTCTCTGCAATTGACTGATAATTACAGCGTGGCGACACCAGCTGACTGGAAAGATGGAGAGGATGTTGTAATTGTCCCCTCACTCAAAGATCCAGAAGTACTCAAAGAGAAATTCCCCAAAGGTTACGAGGAAATAAAACCATATCTGCGGATGACTCCTCAGCCTAACAAGTAA
- a CDS encoding endo-1,4-beta-xylanase: MLSRRKLLKNAGYTTLSALLSMGVLQKENEKEGHSTNVAMASYTSTNVNSPIRQLAATKGKLYGAAIDSVALQKDAGYAALLARECSIATPNGELKWNATEPSPGVFTFKSADVIADFCQKYNIELHGHTLLWNQALPSWVSFPPTMQQLQEHVTGVMGHYKNSPVLKSWDITNEIIAANPNQTNDAIYGLLPGLTPEYILELFKFAASVDSNKLFYLNESSMEGASWRADRWLALIEYLKNNGAKIDGAGIESHLWFSTAYPFDAKGFSSVLKRLNDLQVKPVITELDIIIDFPLPNTIQELDRMVADSYTRYLDLCFAANVDTLITWGITDRYSWIRDLNYMPGKFKTDRSRQQFLRPLPYDRNLQPKLARNAIAQAFQQAT; encoded by the coding sequence ATGCTTTCTCGGAGAAAACTTCTAAAAAATGCAGGATACACAACCCTTTCTGCTTTATTGAGTATGGGGGTTTTACAAAAGGAGAATGAAAAAGAAGGGCATAGCACTAATGTTGCTATGGCAAGTTATACAAGTACAAATGTAAATTCTCCCATTCGGCAATTAGCTGCTACCAAAGGAAAACTTTATGGTGCAGCAATTGATAGTGTCGCTTTACAAAAAGACGCAGGTTATGCTGCCCTACTTGCTCGTGAATGTTCGATTGCGACACCGAATGGTGAATTAAAATGGAACGCCACTGAACCATCACCAGGAGTATTTACCTTTAAGTCAGCAGATGTAATTGCTGATTTCTGCCAAAAATATAATATAGAATTGCACGGTCATACTCTTCTTTGGAATCAGGCATTACCTAGCTGGGTTTCTTTTCCCCCCACAATGCAACAACTGCAAGAACATGTTACTGGGGTCATGGGACATTATAAGAATAGCCCCGTTTTAAAGTCTTGGGATATTACTAATGAAATTATCGCTGCTAATCCAAATCAAACCAATGATGCTATCTATGGTTTACTTCCAGGATTAACACCGGAATATATTCTGGAATTGTTTAAATTTGCGGCTTCAGTTGATAGTAATAAGCTATTTTACCTAAACGAGAGTAGTATGGAAGGCGCTTCATGGAGAGCAGACCGATGGTTAGCGTTGATCGAATACTTAAAGAATAATGGAGCTAAAATCGACGGCGCAGGTATAGAATCGCATCTATGGTTTTCTACTGCATACCCTTTTGATGCTAAAGGATTTAGTTCTGTCTTAAAAAGACTTAACGATCTTCAAGTGAAACCAGTAATTACGGAATTAGATATTATCATTGATTTCCCATTACCCAACACTATCCAAGAGTTAGACCGGATGGTAGCTGACAGTTACACGCGATATCTCGATTTATGCTTTGCGGCTAATGTTGATACTCTAATTACATGGGGGATTACCGATCGTTATAGCTGGATACGCGATCTCAATTACATGCCAGGAAAATTTAAAACCGATCGAAGTCGCCAGCAATTTTTGCGTCCGCTTCCCTACGATCGGAACTTGCAACCTAAACTTGCCCGCAATGCTATTGCCCAAGCTTTTCAGCAAGCAACTTAG